A single region of the Methylocystis echinoides genome encodes:
- a CDS encoding Na/Pi cotransporter family protein, with product MDKTSIMTILGGVGLFLLGIHHLTEGLKGFAGDALRRALQTLVRGRLSAVVFGAIFTALIQSSSATVMTVIGFVSAGLVTFSQAIGVLIGATFGTTTTPWMVAFFGFRVQISSFAMPMVGVGAFLWLIASGRTRALGAILAGFGLIFVGLDYLQTGMGSVSWNIESFVGDGWAAKWALAGIGVVMTVVMQSSSAAAAATLVALHAGNVTFLQACAMVVGQSVGTAATSAALGAMSGGLAVRRSALAHVLFSLIVGALGMLLLDPLARAATWSVSSLDDYDGVLGLAAFSSLFKLMGVVVFFPWLDRYARFIVNMTGKGTETAVSRLEPTLAQAGGPIALEAAYRALLDLSRETVEAVSKRLEGESAPFEPPQDSLRQIERFIETLSLETLDSAEMEGRLVRLVHAIDHLKQVQDDLEKAPATANGPPLPAGVAGARALTDWLAHCGQQSGEAAVGAIDVASREMEAQRKSAREAILVSVARQETTTTTADQTLQSLQWSDEALQHCARLIDALQSASAG from the coding sequence ATGGATAAAACTTCCATTATGACCATTCTGGGCGGGGTCGGCCTGTTCCTCTTGGGCATTCATCACCTCACCGAAGGATTGAAAGGCTTTGCCGGCGATGCGCTCCGGCGCGCGCTGCAAACGCTCGTGCGCGGCCGGCTGAGCGCTGTCGTGTTCGGCGCGATTTTTACCGCGCTCATTCAATCCTCCAGCGCGACGGTGATGACGGTCATCGGTTTCGTGAGCGCGGGGCTCGTCACTTTTTCACAAGCGATCGGCGTGCTCATTGGCGCCACATTCGGGACCACGACGACGCCCTGGATGGTCGCGTTCTTTGGTTTTCGTGTGCAAATTTCGTCCTTTGCCATGCCGATGGTCGGCGTCGGCGCCTTTCTCTGGTTGATCGCCAGCGGTCGCACGCGCGCGCTCGGCGCCATCCTCGCCGGTTTCGGGCTGATCTTCGTCGGGCTGGATTATTTGCAGACCGGGATGGGGTCCGTGTCGTGGAACATCGAGTCCTTCGTTGGCGACGGCTGGGCGGCCAAATGGGCGCTCGCGGGCATCGGCGTCGTGATGACGGTCGTCATGCAATCATCGAGCGCCGCCGCCGCGGCGACCCTGGTCGCGCTGCACGCGGGCAATGTCACCTTTCTTCAGGCGTGCGCGATGGTGGTCGGCCAGAGCGTCGGCACCGCCGCGACGAGCGCCGCGCTCGGCGCGATGAGCGGCGGCCTCGCCGTGCGGCGGTCGGCGCTCGCGCATGTCCTCTTCAGCCTCATCGTCGGCGCGCTGGGAATGCTGCTCCTCGACCCGCTCGCCCGCGCCGCAACATGGTCGGTGTCATCGCTGGATGATTATGACGGCGTGCTGGGGCTCGCCGCCTTCAGCAGCCTTTTCAAGCTGATGGGCGTCGTCGTCTTCTTCCCCTGGCTGGATCGCTATGCCCGCTTCATCGTGAATATGACAGGCAAGGGAACGGAGACCGCCGTCAGCCGACTGGAGCCGACGCTCGCCCAGGCGGGGGGACCGATCGCTCTGGAGGCGGCCTATCGCGCCCTTCTCGACCTTTCGCGCGAGACGGTCGAAGCCGTCAGCAAGCGGCTCGAGGGGGAAAGCGCGCCTTTCGAACCGCCGCAGGACTCCCTGCGCCAGATCGAACGTTTTATCGAGACCCTGTCTCTGGAAACTCTCGATTCAGCGGAGATGGAGGGGCGGCTTGTCCGTCTCGTTCACGCCATCGATCATCTGAAGCAGGTGCAAGACGATCTGGAGAAAGCGCCTGCAACCGCGAACGGGCCGCCGCTCCCGGCAGGCGTCGCGGGCGCGAGGGCCCTGACCGATTGGCTGGCCCATTGCGGACAGCAGAGCGGCGAGGCTGCGGTCGGCGCGATCGACGTCGCATCGAGAGAGATGGAAGCGCAGCGCAAAAGCGCGCGCGAGGCGATCCTTGTATCGGTGGCGCGCCAGGAAACGACGACGACCACGGCGGATCAGACGCTGCAATCGCTGCAATGGTCCGACGAGGCGCTTCAGCATTGCGCGCGGCTGATCGACGCCCTTCAATCCGCATCGGCCGGATAA
- a CDS encoding Na+/H+ antiporter subunit E yields the protein MSATDQTACFFVRSLAFLCLWSVVNAVSTADLAIGAFTAGAAAWASMCLFPCRRDRPDLIAWTALLARIPVQALVAGAQVARRALDPALPLHPGWKPYETALPEGTAQDIFAAFAALLPGSVPVRRGTSGTFDIHCLDVDAPIASTLAGEEARLKTALGLEPRDG from the coding sequence ATGTCAGCCACTGATCAGACAGCCTGTTTTTTCGTCAGGTCGCTCGCTTTCTTGTGCCTTTGGTCTGTCGTTAATGCCGTGTCGACGGCCGATCTTGCGATCGGCGCGTTCACGGCGGGCGCCGCCGCCTGGGCAAGCATGTGTCTTTTTCCCTGCAGGCGCGACAGGCCCGACCTCATCGCGTGGACCGCGCTCCTCGCCAGAATTCCGGTTCAGGCGCTTGTCGCGGGCGCGCAGGTCGCGCGTCGCGCCCTCGACCCTGCCCTGCCCCTGCATCCCGGTTGGAAGCCCTATGAGACGGCCCTGCCCGAGGGGACCGCACAGGACATCTTCGCCGCATTCGCCGCGCTGCTGCCCGGCTCCGTGCCGGTCCGCAGGGGGACCTCTGGAACATTCGATATTCACTGCCTCGATGTCGACGCGCCCATCGCATCGACGCTCGCAGGCGAGGAGGCGCGGCTGAAGACGGCGCTCGGATTGGAACCGCGCGATGGATGA
- a CDS encoding monovalent cation/H+ antiporter complex subunit F: MDEFFLAAAALIVATTAIGLFRVLSGPSDADRLMASQLLGTGGVAALLLAEARGAGGAVDVALVLALLAAFGGVAFVKAAGGARDGGDLQESGDGAGD, from the coding sequence ATGGATGAGTTCTTTCTTGCGGCGGCGGCCCTGATCGTGGCGACGACCGCGATCGGTCTCTTTCGCGTCCTCAGCGGACCGAGCGACGCCGATCGTTTGATGGCCTCGCAACTTCTCGGGACGGGCGGCGTCGCGGCGCTGCTTCTCGCCGAGGCGCGCGGCGCCGGCGGCGCGGTGGATGTTGCGCTGGTTCTGGCGCTTCTGGCGGCCTTCGGCGGCGTCGCCTTCGTCAAGGCGGCCGGCGGCGCACGTGACGGCGGGGATTTGCAGGAATCGGGCGATGGCGCTGGCGACTGA
- a CDS encoding monovalent cation/H(+) antiporter subunit G, with product MALATDIFSILCISAGVFFFFAGAVALLRFPDTLTRLHALTKADNLGLGLVVLGLLPQVDGVLPALKLCLVWIVTQLAGTTLSQLIARVAREKASKA from the coding sequence ATGGCGCTGGCGACTGACATCTTCTCCATCCTCTGCATCAGCGCCGGCGTGTTCTTCTTCTTCGCTGGCGCGGTGGCGCTGCTGCGCTTCCCCGATACGCTGACGCGACTGCACGCCCTGACCAAGGCCGACAATCTCGGCCTCGGTCTCGTGGTGCTGGGTCTTCTCCCGCAGGTCGACGGCGTGCTGCCCGCGCTGAAACTTTGTCTGGTCTGGATCGTGACGCAGCTCGCGGGGACGACGCTCAGCCAATTGATTGCCCGCGTCGCCAGAGAGAAAGCCTCAAAAGCATGA
- a CDS encoding hydrogenase subunit MbhD domain-containing protein, with amino-acid sequence MTLAAILDASFAALTLLVATYAIFARGLFAAVVAFISYGLLLALVWVRLSAVDVALTEAAIGSGVTGALLIGAAARIGDADGARAGQPKAMTKIIAALLCVAVTAGIAAAVLSLPTPAPTLAPRAVRELPATGLGNPVTGVLLAYRAIDTLLESVVLVFALIGIWSFSRDGAWGGAPRSPDAGTSDSALTFLGQLLPPIAIIVGVHLVWTGADAPGGAFQGGTVLAAAWILVMIAGLRQPPRIDGGWLRFALVVGPALFLAIGLIGYGIAGAFLAYPEGFAKPLILLIEAALTLSIAVALGLLALGAPARRHQP; translated from the coding sequence ATGACGCTCGCCGCCATTCTCGACGCGAGTTTCGCGGCGCTCACCCTGCTGGTGGCGACTTATGCGATTTTCGCGCGCGGCCTCTTCGCGGCGGTCGTCGCCTTCATTTCCTATGGCCTCCTGCTGGCGCTTGTCTGGGTTCGGCTCTCGGCGGTCGATGTGGCGCTCACCGAGGCGGCCATCGGCAGCGGCGTCACGGGCGCGCTGCTGATTGGCGCGGCGGCGCGCATCGGCGACGCGGATGGCGCGCGCGCGGGACAGCCGAAGGCGATGACGAAGATCATCGCGGCGCTGCTTTGCGTCGCCGTCACGGCGGGGATCGCCGCCGCCGTATTGTCCCTGCCGACGCCGGCGCCGACATTGGCGCCGCGCGCTGTTCGGGAATTGCCCGCGACAGGTCTCGGCAATCCGGTGACAGGCGTGTTGCTCGCCTATCGCGCCATCGACACGCTGCTCGAGTCGGTGGTGCTGGTTTTCGCGCTGATCGGAATCTGGTCCTTCTCCCGCGACGGCGCCTGGGGCGGCGCGCCGCGCTCTCCCGACGCGGGGACCTCCGACAGCGCCCTGACATTTCTCGGGCAATTACTGCCGCCGATCGCCATCATCGTCGGCGTCCATCTGGTCTGGACGGGAGCCGATGCGCCCGGCGGCGCCTTTCAGGGCGGAACCGTGCTGGCGGCGGCCTGGATCCTCGTGATGATCGCCGGCCTGAGGCAGCCGCCGCGCATCGATGGGGGCTGGCTTCGTTTCGCGCTCGTCGTCGGTCCGGCGCTGTTTCTCGCCATCGGCCTTATCGGCTACGGAATCGCGGGCGCCTTCCTCGCCTATCCCGAGGGCTTCGCCAAGCCGCTCATACTCCTCATCGAGGCGGCGCTGACGCTCTCCATCGCCGTGGCGCTGGGCCTGCTGGCGCTGGGCGCGCCGGCGAGGAGACATCAACCATGA
- a CDS encoding NADH-quinone oxidoreductase subunit K has product MSVGMLAGLGGAALIGLGLYGLLTHPHLLRKIIGFNVMGSGVFLLFGAIARRGAAAGLGADPVPQALVITGVVVAFSATALAVSLLLRVVRETGGPFFPDDDGAA; this is encoded by the coding sequence ATGAGTGTCGGCATGCTGGCGGGCCTCGGCGGCGCGGCGCTGATCGGACTCGGGCTCTATGGCCTGCTCACGCATCCGCATCTCCTGCGCAAGATCATCGGCTTCAACGTCATGGGCAGCGGCGTGTTTCTTCTCTTCGGCGCGATTGCGCGCCGGGGCGCGGCCGCGGGCCTCGGCGCAGACCCGGTTCCGCAGGCGCTGGTGATTACGGGCGTGGTCGTCGCCTTCTCGGCGACCGCGCTCGCCGTCTCCCTCCTGCTGCGCGTCGTCAGGGAAACCGGCGGTCCGTTTTTCCCCGATGACGACGGCGCGGCCTGA
- a CDS encoding complex I subunit 5 family protein, producing MFALSPTSTVDVNALLPAIVMLPVAALLLAFLLGGRRTQGTALLVTPFGIALAVALACAVWRSDRALVYVLGGWAPPLGVALRADGLSAVMLVTTALIIPATGFYALDLFRQPRQTPEARAPFVFWTLLLAVWAALNGVFLGWDLFNLYVALEMLTFAAVPLVCLDGRAATLVAALRYLLFALIGSALYLLGATLLYGAYGALDIGLLSERIRPEPAAWVALAAMTAGLLAKTALFPLHLWLPPAHAGAPPPASAILSALVVKGSFFLVLRLWLNLAPPQMAASAVQLLAAMGAAAILVGSVLALRQKRLKLLIAYSTVAQIGYLFLALPLAVGARPWFAAAWVGLALQAVSHAFAKGAMFLSAGLIAEALGHDRIAEFRGLGRIAAPAVLAFGLGGLSLMGLPPSGGFTAKWLLLTAAIDSGQWLWALVMVAGGLLAAGYVYRVIAPALAPADGLTPIKTPSRRRTALALALAIVAVMLGLAPPQFGTFLRIGAPDAQKALLK from the coding sequence ATGTTTGCCTTGTCGCCAACCTCCACCGTCGACGTGAACGCGCTGCTGCCGGCGATCGTCATGTTGCCGGTCGCCGCCCTCCTGCTCGCCTTTCTTCTCGGCGGGCGCCGCACGCAAGGGACCGCGCTTCTCGTCACGCCGTTTGGAATTGCGCTCGCCGTCGCGCTCGCCTGCGCGGTCTGGCGCAGCGATCGCGCGCTTGTTTATGTCCTTGGCGGATGGGCGCCGCCGCTGGGAGTCGCCCTGCGGGCCGACGGCCTCTCCGCCGTCATGCTTGTGACGACGGCGCTCATCATCCCCGCGACCGGCTTCTACGCGCTGGACCTTTTTCGACAGCCCAGACAGACGCCGGAGGCCCGGGCGCCCTTTGTTTTCTGGACCCTGCTGCTCGCCGTCTGGGCGGCGCTCAATGGCGTTTTCCTCGGCTGGGACCTGTTCAACCTCTATGTCGCGCTGGAGATGCTGACCTTTGCGGCCGTGCCGCTCGTCTGCCTCGACGGCCGCGCCGCGACACTGGTTGCGGCGTTGCGCTATCTCCTGTTCGCGCTCATCGGATCGGCGCTCTATCTCCTCGGCGCCACACTGCTATACGGCGCCTATGGCGCGCTCGACATCGGTCTTCTTTCCGAACGGATACGCCCCGAACCCGCCGCCTGGGTGGCGCTCGCGGCGATGACTGCGGGGCTCCTCGCCAAGACCGCGCTGTTTCCGCTGCATCTGTGGCTGCCGCCCGCCCATGCCGGCGCGCCGCCGCCGGCGAGCGCGATCCTCTCGGCGCTCGTCGTCAAGGGCTCCTTCTTTCTGGTTCTGCGCCTGTGGCTCAATCTCGCGCCGCCACAAATGGCGGCGTCGGCCGTGCAATTGCTCGCGGCCATGGGGGCGGCGGCGATCCTCGTCGGCAGCGTTCTCGCGCTTCGCCAGAAGCGGCTGAAGCTCCTCATCGCCTATTCGACCGTGGCGCAGATCGGCTACCTCTTCCTCGCCTTGCCGCTCGCGGTCGGCGCGCGTCCGTGGTTTGCCGCCGCCTGGGTCGGCCTCGCCCTGCAAGCCGTCTCGCACGCCTTCGCCAAGGGCGCGATGTTCCTTTCGGCGGGGCTCATCGCGGAAGCGCTTGGACATGATCGTATCGCGGAGTTTCGTGGGCTCGGGCGCATCGCCGCGCCGGCGGTGCTCGCTTTCGGCCTTGGCGGCCTGTCGCTGATGGGCTTGCCGCCGAGCGGCGGATTCACCGCCAAATGGTTGTTGCTCACGGCGGCCATCGACAGCGGCCAATGGCTGTGGGCGCTCGTCATGGTGGCCGGCGGCCTGCTCGCGGCGGGCTATGTCTATCGCGTGATCGCGCCGGCGCTGGCGCCCGCCGACGGTCTGACGCCAATAAAGACGCCCTCGCGCCGCCGCACGGCGCTTGCGCTCGCATTGGCGATCGTCGCCGTCATGCTCGGCCTCGCGCCGCCGCAATTCGGGACCTTCCTGCGCATTGGCGCGCCGGACGCGCAAAAGGCGCTCCTCAAATGA
- a CDS encoding complex I subunit 5 family protein, translated as MTSSITLRLATFAYGPEMMALALLTPLLCLGACAAPRLAGARPFLLAAAPVPALLAAVLAADSAPLILDQMLFPAVFVLDPPGALLLATSALMWIAAGLYAVAAMRDAARKGWFAASCLLTLLGNIGVFLAADVVSFYLAFALVSLPAYGLIVAQRGVSEDVGRLYVAVALLGEAFLIAAFVALALGAPDHSLLIQDGVGALAASPWRDAVIGLLIAGFGAKIGVLPFHVWMPSTYRSVSLPAAAALSGAAVNAGVIGLLRFLPFDVVFAGWGDALFVVGMIGAFYGVAIGLTQRDSRAMLAYSSVSQMGLVAAVIGRGLTVGSALSAQGAALYAAHHGLAKGGLFLAIGVVLSARGKRRAWALPIVTLLALSLAGLPPTGGAVAKLAIKDSFGGGIAGILSLLSAVASTLLMLTFVARLRATPPLEEKTVAPGVVAPWLLVALASVAIPTVYYAETSGFAGVFDPTFFWNALWPIAIGALLALIFRRAIDHAPHIPAGDMAALLRRGAPLAALTARCAERIDRVLRRWSVAAAMALAIAVALGAIGLIGR; from the coding sequence ATGACCAGTTCCATCACGCTCCGCCTCGCGACCTTCGCCTATGGGCCCGAGATGATGGCGCTGGCGCTCCTCACGCCGCTGCTCTGTCTTGGCGCCTGCGCCGCCCCGCGCCTCGCGGGGGCGCGGCCCTTTCTTCTGGCGGCGGCGCCGGTCCCCGCGCTCCTCGCCGCTGTTCTCGCCGCTGATTCAGCGCCGCTGATCCTCGATCAGATGCTGTTTCCGGCGGTGTTCGTGCTGGACCCGCCGGGCGCCCTGCTGCTCGCGACGAGCGCCCTGATGTGGATCGCCGCCGGGCTTTACGCTGTGGCGGCGATGCGCGACGCCGCGCGCAAGGGCTGGTTCGCCGCGAGCTGTCTGCTGACGCTCCTCGGCAATATCGGCGTCTTCCTCGCCGCTGACGTGGTGAGTTTCTATCTCGCCTTCGCTCTGGTCAGTCTGCCGGCCTATGGCCTGATCGTCGCGCAGCGCGGCGTATCGGAAGATGTCGGACGTCTCTATGTCGCTGTCGCGCTGCTCGGCGAAGCCTTTCTGATCGCCGCCTTCGTCGCACTGGCGCTCGGCGCGCCGGACCACAGCCTGCTCATCCAGGACGGCGTCGGCGCGCTCGCCGCATCGCCCTGGCGCGACGCGGTGATTGGCCTGCTGATCGCCGGCTTCGGCGCCAAGATCGGCGTCCTGCCCTTCCATGTCTGGATGCCATCGACCTATCGGTCCGTGTCCCTCCCTGCCGCCGCGGCGCTGAGCGGCGCGGCCGTCAACGCCGGCGTCATCGGACTGTTGCGCTTCCTGCCCTTCGACGTCGTCTTCGCCGGATGGGGCGACGCGCTCTTCGTCGTCGGGATGATCGGAGCCTTTTACGGCGTCGCGATCGGCCTGACGCAGCGCGACAGCCGCGCGATGCTGGCCTATTCGAGCGTGAGCCAGATGGGCCTCGTCGCCGCCGTCATTGGCAGAGGTCTCACCGTTGGAAGCGCGCTCTCCGCGCAAGGCGCCGCGCTCTACGCCGCGCATCACGGTCTCGCTAAGGGCGGGCTGTTTCTGGCGATCGGCGTGGTTCTTTCGGCGCGCGGGAAACGGCGCGCCTGGGCGCTCCCGATCGTCACTCTGCTTGCGCTCAGTCTTGCCGGCCTGCCGCCGACGGGCGGCGCCGTCGCCAAACTCGCCATCAAGGACTCGTTCGGCGGTGGGATTGCGGGGATACTCTCGCTACTGTCCGCTGTCGCGTCGACGCTGCTGATGCTGACCTTCGTCGCGCGGCTCCGCGCAACCCCACCCCTCGAAGAGAAGACCGTCGCGCCGGGGGTCGTCGCGCCCTGGCTGCTGGTGGCGCTCGCCTCGGTCGCAATCCCGACCGTCTATTACGCCGAGACCAGCGGTTTCGCCGGTGTTTTCGATCCGACATTCTTTTGGAATGCGCTCTGGCCCATCGCCATCGGCGCACTGCTAGCGCTGATATTCCGTCGCGCCATCGATCACGCGCCACACATCCCG